One segment of Candidatus Babeliales bacterium DNA contains the following:
- the rpsO gene encoding 30S ribosomal protein S15, with translation MPITKEEKQNIFGEFGISAQDTGSSQVQVAILTKDITKLTEHCQKNPKDFSTRRGLLQKVCNRRSLLTYLQKIDVNKYRELVAKLGLRK, from the coding sequence ATGCCGATAACAAAAGAAGAAAAACAAAATATTTTTGGTGAATTTGGTATAAGTGCTCAGGATACCGGTTCTTCTCAGGTTCAAGTTGCGATTTTAACTAAAGACATTACAAAGTTAACAGAGCATTGCCAAAAGAATCCAAAAGATTTTAGTACACGTAGAGGACTGTTGCAAAAAGTCTGCAATCGTCGTAGTTTATTGACATATTTACAAAAAATAGATGTAAATAAGTATAGAGAATTAGTAGCAAAGCTTGGTTTACGTAAATAA